Proteins co-encoded in one Prescottella sp. R16 genomic window:
- a CDS encoding protoporphyrinogen oxidase, with amino-acid sequence MTVRRVAVVGGGITGLVAAHRLRQQLGGGIDITLVEAGTRLGGKLRTVPLGGGPVDVGAEAFLARRPEVSDLIAELGLSDELVYPAGRQPLIWSQGSLHPLPARTLMGIPSTAESVAGLVDEATCARIAAEPSVPLTWDTASDMSVAALVGSRFGEQVVRRSVDPLLGGVYSGLAESIGVRAAVPTLAAALDAGAASLTAAVAAALPTPAPGPVFGALRGGYGTLLDALHDAARPRVLSGIPASGLRRDGDGWWLDPVGRVDGVVLAVPAPQLVELVADAAPALADAASGIALASSAVVALALPSGAALPDNSGILVATGEALGAKAFTLSGRKWPHLADRDVTLLRASYGRFGDAAVVDLPDADLIARARADLEVVTGIRAEPVDAFVQRWHDGLPQYAPGHLDRVAAIEAAAADVEGLEVAGAYLRGVGVPACVASGTTAATRLATRVAG; translated from the coding sequence GTGACGGTCCGGCGGGTCGCGGTCGTCGGCGGCGGCATCACGGGTCTCGTCGCCGCCCACCGGCTGCGGCAGCAACTCGGCGGCGGCATCGACATCACCCTCGTCGAGGCCGGGACGCGGCTCGGCGGCAAACTGCGGACGGTGCCGCTCGGTGGCGGACCGGTCGACGTCGGGGCCGAGGCGTTCCTCGCCCGCCGGCCCGAGGTGTCCGACCTGATCGCCGAACTCGGCCTGTCCGACGAGCTGGTGTATCCGGCAGGCCGGCAGCCGCTGATCTGGTCGCAGGGCAGCCTGCACCCGCTGCCGGCGCGCACACTCATGGGTATCCCGTCGACCGCCGAATCCGTCGCCGGACTCGTCGACGAGGCCACCTGCGCCCGCATCGCCGCCGAACCGTCCGTGCCGCTGACCTGGGACACCGCGTCCGACATGTCGGTGGCCGCGCTGGTCGGGTCCCGGTTCGGCGAGCAGGTGGTACGGCGCAGCGTCGACCCGCTGCTCGGCGGCGTGTACTCGGGCCTGGCCGAATCGATCGGGGTGCGGGCCGCGGTCCCGACCCTGGCCGCCGCCCTCGATGCCGGGGCGGCCAGCCTCACTGCGGCCGTCGCCGCGGCCCTGCCCACTCCCGCACCCGGACCCGTGTTCGGGGCGCTGCGCGGCGGCTACGGCACGCTGCTCGACGCCCTGCACGACGCCGCCCGGCCCCGGGTGCTGTCGGGCATCCCGGCGTCCGGGCTGCGGCGGGACGGCGACGGCTGGTGGCTCGACCCTGTCGGCCGTGTCGACGGCGTCGTCCTCGCCGTGCCGGCGCCACAGCTGGTGGAGCTGGTCGCCGACGCCGCACCCGCCCTCGCCGACGCGGCCTCCGGTATCGCACTCGCGTCGTCGGCCGTGGTGGCGCTCGCACTGCCTTCCGGTGCCGCCCTGCCCGACAACTCCGGCATCCTCGTCGCGACCGGAGAAGCATTGGGCGCCAAGGCCTTCACGCTGTCCGGCCGCAAGTGGCCGCACCTCGCCGACCGGGACGTCACCCTGCTGCGGGCGTCGTACGGACGCTTCGGCGACGCCGCCGTCGTCGACCTGCCCGACGCCGACCTGATCGCCCGGGCCCGCGCCGACCTCGAGGTCGTCACCGGTATACGTGCGGAACCGGTGGACGCGTTCGTGCAGCGCTGGCACGACGGCCTGCCGCAGTACGCGCCCGGTCACCTCGACCGGGTTGCCGCGATCGAGGCGGCGGCCGCGGACGTCGAGGGACTCGAGGTCGCGGGCGCCTACCTGCGCGGAGTCGGGGTTCCGGCGTGCGTTGCGTCGGGGACGACGGCCGCGACCCGGCTGGCGACGCGAGTGGCAGGATGA
- the hemQ gene encoding hydrogen peroxide-dependent heme synthase: protein MARLDYDKLNSTLRYGMFSVFQVQPGVLGEDRAAAVKNAQDFFDSYTDTDVELRGIYDVAGLRADADYMIWTHAERLEDLQKLYKDFRRTTDLGQSSDPVWSNVCLHRPAEFNKSHLPAFVAGEEPGDYICVYPFVRSYEWYLLPDAERRKMLADHGKEARDYPDVRANTVPSFALGDYEWILAFEAPAMDRIVDLMRDLRATEARMHVREETPFFSGPRVSVEQLITELP, encoded by the coding sequence ATGGCACGCCTCGATTACGACAAACTCAACTCCACCCTCCGCTACGGCATGTTCTCGGTGTTCCAGGTGCAGCCCGGTGTCCTCGGTGAGGACCGCGCCGCCGCGGTGAAGAACGCGCAGGACTTCTTCGACTCGTACACCGACACCGACGTCGAACTGCGCGGCATCTACGACGTCGCCGGCCTGCGCGCCGACGCCGACTACATGATCTGGACGCACGCCGAGCGGCTCGAGGACCTGCAGAAGCTGTACAAGGACTTCCGCCGCACCACCGACCTCGGCCAGTCCAGCGACCCGGTGTGGTCCAACGTCTGCCTGCACCGCCCCGCCGAGTTCAACAAGAGCCACCTGCCGGCGTTCGTCGCGGGCGAGGAGCCGGGCGACTACATCTGCGTCTACCCGTTCGTGCGCTCCTACGAGTGGTACCTGCTGCCCGACGCCGAGCGCCGCAAGATGCTCGCCGACCACGGCAAGGAAGCCCGCGACTACCCGGACGTGCGCGCCAACACGGTGCCGTCGTTCGCGCTCGGCGACTACGAGTGGATCCTCGCGTTCGAGGCGCCCGCCATGGACCGCATCGTCGACCTCATGCGCGACCTGCGCGCCACCGAGGCCCGCATGCACGTGCGTGAGGAGACCCCGTTCTTCTCCGGCCCGCGGGTGAGCGTCGAACAACTGATCACCGAACTTCCCTGA
- a CDS encoding helix-turn-helix transcriptional regulator, whose protein sequence is MPIIVDIDVMLAKRKMAVGTLADRIGITPANLAVLKNGRAKAVRFTTLAMLCRVLDCQPGDLLRWEPDEDTDTATTTERQVQA, encoded by the coding sequence ATGCCCATCATCGTCGACATCGACGTGATGCTCGCCAAGCGCAAGATGGCGGTCGGCACGCTCGCCGACCGGATCGGCATCACCCCCGCCAATCTCGCAGTCCTGAAAAACGGCCGCGCCAAGGCAGTGCGATTCACCACCTTGGCCATGTTGTGCCGCGTACTCGACTGCCAGCCGGGAGATCTCCTGCGATGGGAACCCGACGAGGACACGGACACTGCTACCACAACGGAGCGACAGGTCCAGGCGTGA
- a CDS encoding DUF2975 domain-containing protein, which yields MSSWAIRALRVVIAIALAGSVVVQVMMVALLWLGTDQAPTGIDVSLVAIGVLGVGTLQVVAVCIWRLSTMVGRGTVFSPAAFRYVDIVIGAIATASVLTFGFAVVARFANHATPDDEIAPGFVALICGCSLVIAGVALVVHVMRTLLAQAVALDSKAKYLESELDEVI from the coding sequence ATGAGTAGCTGGGCAATTCGAGCATTGAGGGTGGTCATCGCCATCGCATTGGCCGGGTCCGTCGTGGTTCAGGTGATGATGGTGGCCCTGCTGTGGCTGGGCACCGACCAAGCGCCCACCGGAATCGACGTGTCCCTCGTGGCGATCGGTGTCCTCGGAGTCGGCACCCTGCAGGTCGTTGCCGTCTGCATCTGGCGGTTGTCGACCATGGTCGGCCGCGGCACGGTCTTCTCCCCGGCAGCCTTCCGCTACGTCGACATCGTCATCGGCGCGATCGCCACCGCATCGGTGCTGACGTTCGGTTTCGCGGTAGTGGCCCGGTTCGCCAACCACGCCACACCCGACGACGAGATCGCTCCCGGTTTCGTGGCGCTGATCTGCGGGTGCAGCCTGGTGATCGCCGGCGTGGCGCTCGTCGTCCACGTGATGAGGACGCTGCTCGCCCAGGCGGTCGCGTTGGACTCGAAGGCGAAGTACCTCGAGTCCGAACTCGACGAGGTGATCTGA